The window GTCATTACTGCCAACGGAGACAAAATCCACCCGTTTTGCCACATCATCCAATTGATACAACATCGCCGGCACTTCGAGCATAATGCCGATGCGTGGCATCACTATGCTGCTGTTTACATCGTTTTTAAGTTCGACATAGGCTTGCTGCAGATATTCTAAGGATTGATCGATTTCATCTAAGTTACTGACCATGGGCAGTAAAATACTTAATTGCTTACCATCTCCACCCGCCTGTAACATGGCCCGTAACTGCACCAAAAATAGCTCAGGATGATCCAGCGACAAACGGATCCCGCGCCAACCGAGGAAAGGATTGTCTTCTTTAATTGGGAAATACGGCAAAGGTTTATCACCACCAACATCCAAAGTGCGCATCACCACAGGTCGACCAGACGCCGCCGACAAGACCTGTTGATACACTTTCACTTGCTCAGATTCACTTGGGAAACGTTGTTGCAGCATAAAAGGGATTTCGGTGCGATACAGCCCAATACCGTCGGCACCTTCGGCAATTTCAGAAGCCACGCCGCTGAGTAATCCCGCATTTAAATACAAACGAATACGTGAGCCATCTAAGGTAACAGAAGGCAGTGCTAATTCTTGAGCATACTGGCGTTGCAGCGCTTTTTGCGCCGAAATTAAGCTGCGATACTCACCAACAATCGCCGGTGATGGCGACACCAATAGCTGGCCACGGCTCGCGTTCACCACTAAGAGTTTCTGGTCAATATTGGCGGATAATAGTTGTTCTACACCGGTAATGGCCGGCACACCTAAGGCGCGGGCTAAAATAGCGGCATGGGAGTTTACGCCGCCAAGCTCAGTGACAATCCCCGCGAGTTTCTGCCTTGGGAACTCAGCCAGCATAGTCGCATCGGCTTCGCGGGTAATTAAAATTACAGGTTTATCGGGTTCAAGCTCTAAACGCTCTGGCTCAATCAGCTGGCGCAATACCTTTTGGCCTAAGTCGCGGATATCGCTTGCCCGCTCCTTAAGATAAGGATCTTCCATCTCCAAAAATTGCTGAATATAACGCAAGGACACTCGGCTTACCGCCGATTCAGCGGCCCAACCTAATTGCACCTCACGGGCATACTCGCCGCCTAAACTGGCGTCATCAAGTAATAACTGTAATGCATTGAAAATAGAGACGACTTCGTCATCTTGCTCGCGATCAAACCGCTGAGATAAAGCACCAATCGCTTCTTTACAACGCACCATAGCCGTCGTTAAGCGGCTGGACTCATAGGTAATGTCGTCAGAGCGCACGTCGGGCTGCTCAAGGGGAATTTCTCCACCGAGCACAAAGGCATACGCAATGGCGATACCGTTTGACGCCGACGTACCTTGAAATAGAATTTGTTGATGATGGGAACTGACTTGGGCTTTTTGTTTTAAGCCGCGCACCGCCATTGCTAACTGGGCAGCGAGTGTCATCAGGAACGCTTCTTCGCCCTCACTGAATTGGCGCGCACTCGCCTGCTGTACCACTATCAC of the Shewanella baltica genome contains:
- the ptsP gene encoding phosphoenolpyruvate--protein phosphotransferase; this encodes MLNTLRDITQAVASAHSLETALEVLVSSTKAAMETQCCSIYILEEQELVLSATDGLEKSAVGRVRMPLTEGLVGLAAQREEAVNLADARLHPRFKLFPEVAEEEYRAFLAVPIIYQKAVVGVIVVQQASARQFSEGEEAFLMTLAAQLAMAVRGLKQKAQVSSHHQQILFQGTSASNGIAIAYAFVLGGEIPLEQPDVRSDDITYESSRLTTAMVRCKEAIGALSQRFDREQDDEVVSIFNALQLLLDDASLGGEYAREVQLGWAAESAVSRVSLRYIQQFLEMEDPYLKERASDIRDLGQKVLRQLIEPERLELEPDKPVILITREADATMLAEFPRQKLAGIVTELGGVNSHAAILARALGVPAITGVEQLLSANIDQKLLVVNASRGQLLVSPSPAIVGEYRSLISAQKALQRQYAQELALPSVTLDGSRIRLYLNAGLLSGVASEIAEGADGIGLYRTEIPFMLQQRFPSESEQVKVYQQVLSAASGRPVVMRTLDVGGDKPLPYFPIKEDNPFLGWRGIRLSLDHPELFLVQLRAMLQAGGDGKQLSILLPMVSNLDEIDQSLEYLQQAYVELKNDVNSSIVMPRIGIMLEVPAMLYQLDDVAKRVDFVSVGSNDLTQYLLAVDRNNPRVSSLFDSYHPGILRALHQAHLDCRYHKLDISICGELAGEPMGAILLVAMGYDQLSMNQGSLARINYLLRRVARADLDQLLAKALSLSNGFQVRELVKEYLNQQGLSTILN